A genomic segment from Brachyspira sp. SAP_772 encodes:
- the yidD gene encoding membrane protein insertion efficiency factor YidD encodes MLKKILLFLIFIYQKAISPYLRPSCRYIPSCSEYAKEAVIKYGAFKG; translated from the coding sequence ATGCTTAAGAAAATATTATTGTTTTTAATTTTTATATATCAAAAAGCAATATCACCATATCTTAGGCCTTCTTGCAGGTATATTCCTTCTTGTTCTGAATATGCTAAAGAGGCTGTTATTAAATATGGTGCTTTTAAAGGCAG